A segment of the Yersinia rochesterensis genome:
AGCGCTGGAAAAAGTGATCAGTTGGCCGGAGCCTCAACCAATTATTGCCGAAGAGATCGACAGCCCATTTGCCGGAAAAACCGTGGTGCTCACTGGCTCGCTGACCATTCTCTCACGTGACGAAGCAAAAGATCGCCTGACTGCTTTAGGGGCAAAAGTGAGTGGCAGTGTTTCCAAGAAAACGGATCTGGTGATTGCGGGTGAAGCTGCTGGTTCAAAATTGGTGAAGGCGCAGGAACTGGGGATTAAGGTTATCGATGAAGCAGAAATGATCCTTTTGCTTGGTGAATAATCTTACTCATGAAAGGGCATTCGGAGGGGCATGTGGAAAAAGAAAATTTAGTTGAGATCGCCAATACCCGTATGCCTTTCGGTAAATATCAGGGCCGGGTATTGATCGATCTTCCGGAGGAGTATCTGCTTTGGTTTGCGCGCAAAGGTGAGTTTCCTCAAGGCAAGCTGGGTATGCTGATGGAGATGACTCTGGCCATCAAGATTGAAGGGCTGGATAGTTTAGTTAAACCACTTAAACGCGGCTAATCTGGCATTCTAAAATATGGCGATGGGCGGATGCCCGTCATCGCCATAGTCTTGTTTTTTAAGGCATCACCGGCATTAAATATAAACGTCAATCTGGTTCTGTACCGAAGGGCGGTTGACGCCATCACCGGCCGGTGCGCTGACAGTATTGTTGTCCCCTTCTTTGGTTTTCTCCGCTTCTTTGGCTTGAATACGCGCAATTTCAGCTTGTAGTGCAGCAATTTGATTCTGAATTTGGTGTTGCTGTTTTTTTAACTCATCAGCAGTTAAATCCGAGTCTGTTAAGGTACTTAACTTTTCGGTCAGTTTTTGGATCTCTTGATTAATGGATTTAATCTGTGCCGCGCTACTGTTGTCTGACGAGCTACTACTGCTCACAGAGATTGATGCTGCAGATATTGTGGTCGACATCATTATTCCTTGAAATAACATGAGTGGAGTAATGCTTATCGACGAGGGGGATATTAACCTTTAACTTCTAAGGGCGGTTTTACACAATATTATCACTTGGCGTTTTTTTTGAGCGCTTATGTGTGGCTAAACCACCAAGCGCAATTCAGGCCAATGTTGTTGCCAACCTTTGCTATTGACCCGCTGATAGTAAGTATCGATTTCACCATTTTTGCTGTTCAGCGTAATAGTTTTACTAAACAAAGCAGCCAAACCGAACGGGGTGACCAGCTCAATATCGCCATTCTCTTTAAGGCTGGCACCAATGGCCGTTTCCACTTCAACCCAATAGCTGATGGCATCTTCGGTGCTGGTGTAAGGTTGGCGTCCAGTGCGCAGGTGCATTCTGGCCTGATTTTTGACTGACCACGGGAATGATTGATGCCGGGCTGATGTTGAGTGATTAAGTTGATCTTCAAGCTGTGAATCATGCTGCTCGCGGGTGTTTTGCTCATCGAAATAGACTAAATCGATATCATTAAGTGGGGTAGAGG
Coding sequences within it:
- a CDS encoding FlxA-like family protein translates to MSTTISAASISVSSSSSSDNSSAAQIKSINQEIQKLTEKLSTLTDSDLTADELKKQQHQIQNQIAALQAEIARIQAKEAEKTKEGDNNTVSAPAGDGVNRPSVQNQIDVYI
- a CDS encoding nucleotidyltransferase family protein, whose product is MNQRQQIIEWLRADPYRMQALSFARELRLNQWCLAAGFVRNLVWDKLHRYPSSTPLNDIDLVYFDEQNTREQHDSQLEDQLNHSTSARHQSFPWSVKNQARMHLRTGRQPYTSTEDAISYWVEVETAIGASLKENGDIELVTPFGLAALFSKTITLNSKNGEIDTYYQRVNSKGWQQHWPELRLVV
- a CDS encoding DUF3820 family protein is translated as MEKENLVEIANTRMPFGKYQGRVLIDLPEEYLLWFARKGEFPQGKLGMLMEMTLAIKIEGLDSLVKPLKRG